One Mucilaginibacter ginkgonis genomic region harbors:
- a CDS encoding IS1096 element passenger TnpR family protein produces MAIYRFKVTFEDYDEVSREIDIKSNQTFADLHTAIHQATGYAADYPSSFYISNDQWTKGEEFAYKPNARKTERGVKLMENAKLSNFIDDPHQKFYYTFNFDRPFDFHVELIKILNETPGTTYPSVFRSTGEAPKQFGNVLGQTVIPPTDEDFDFLNEMEFNPEDAEDFSEVKDTGLETHEEEQESHEEEEDEFGNEFSDDDEDGYSGRKGSSDDY; encoded by the coding sequence ATGGCTATATATAGGTTCAAGGTAACTTTTGAGGATTATGACGAGGTGTCGCGCGAGATTGATATAAAGTCTAATCAAACGTTTGCTGACCTGCACACGGCGATACATCAGGCTACCGGTTACGCAGCAGATTATCCGTCATCTTTCTACATTAGCAATGACCAATGGACCAAGGGCGAAGAGTTTGCTTACAAACCTAATGCGCGTAAAACAGAACGTGGTGTTAAGTTGATGGAGAACGCTAAACTGAGCAACTTTATTGATGACCCGCACCAAAAATTCTATTACACTTTCAATTTCGACAGGCCATTTGACTTCCATGTCGAGTTGATAAAGATCCTGAATGAAACGCCGGGCACAACTTATCCAAGTGTATTTAGGAGCACCGGCGAAGCACCAAAACAATTTGGCAATGTGTTAGGGCAAACGGTAATCCCACCTACCGACGAAGATTTTGACTTCCTTAACGAAATGGAATTTAATCCCGAAGATGCTGAAGATTTTTCTGAAGTTAAGGATACAGGTTTGGAAACCCACGAAGAAGAGCAAGAAAGCCATGAGGAGGAAGAAGACGAGTTTGGTAACGAGTTTTCTGATGACGACGAAGACGGCTATTCGGGCCGCAAGGGCAGCAGCGACGATTATTAA
- the rfbA gene encoding glucose-1-phosphate thymidylyltransferase RfbA, translating to MKGIILAGGSGTRLYPITKAISKQLMPIYDKPMIYYPLSVLMLAGINEILIITTPDDQAGFERLLGDGRELGCRFEYAIQEVPNGLAQAFVIGEQFIGNDKVALVLGDNIFHGSGFSQLVQSFNDVDGAAIFAYAVADPERYGVVEFDKQFKALSIEEKPAKPKSNYAVPGLYFYDNSVVEIAKNIAPSPRGEYEITDVNKRYLEQGNLHVGVMDRGTAWLDTGTFDSLSDATEFVRVIEKRQDTKIGCIEEVAYRMGFIDRTQLEVLAQKYIKSGYGQYLLKLQD from the coding sequence ATGAAAGGAATTATTCTTGCCGGTGGGTCGGGTACGCGCTTGTATCCTATCACCAAAGCCATAAGCAAGCAGTTGATGCCCATATATGATAAGCCCATGATCTATTATCCGCTTTCTGTATTAATGCTGGCAGGGATTAATGAGATTTTGATCATAACGACTCCTGATGACCAGGCCGGATTTGAGCGTCTATTAGGAGACGGGCGCGAGTTGGGTTGCCGTTTTGAATATGCAATACAAGAAGTGCCCAATGGCCTTGCGCAGGCCTTTGTGATAGGGGAACAATTTATTGGTAACGATAAGGTTGCGTTAGTGCTGGGTGACAATATTTTTCACGGGTCGGGATTTAGTCAGTTGGTGCAAAGTTTTAATGATGTAGATGGTGCTGCGATATTTGCTTATGCTGTTGCCGATCCTGAGCGTTATGGCGTAGTGGAATTTGACAAACAATTTAAAGCGCTATCTATAGAAGAGAAACCGGCGAAACCAAAGTCAAATTACGCAGTACCCGGTTTATACTTTTACGATAATTCGGTTGTTGAAATCGCAAAAAATATTGCTCCTTCTCCACGTGGCGAGTACGAGATAACCGACGTAAATAAGCGTTATCTGGAACAAGGCAATTTGCATGTGGGGGTGATGGACAGGGGCACTGCCTGGCTGGATACCGGAACATTTGATTCGCTTAGCGACGCAACAGAGTTTGTGCGCGTAATTGAAAAACGCCAGGATACAAAGATCGGTTGCATTGAAGAGGTTGCTTATCGTATGGGTTTTATAGACCGTACCCAACTTGAAGTGCTGGCTCAGAAATATATCAAAAGCGGTTACGGCCAATATTTATTAAAACTTCAGGACTGA
- a CDS encoding UDP-glucose dehydrogenase family protein, with protein sequence MKIAVVGTGYVGLVTGTCLAETGNEVICVDINKEKVEKMRAGELPIYEPGLEQLFHRNIKQDRLHFTANLAEAIEEAKIIFLALPTPPGGDGAADLSYVLGAAADIAKIIKEYKVIVTKSTVPVGTADKVRAVMAKETSIEFAVVSNPEFLREGVAVEDFMKPDRVVVGTTDERARKLMSELYGPYVRQGNPVIFMDERSSELTKYAANSFLATKISFMNEIANMCELVGADVDMVRRGIGADARIGKRFLFAGIGYGGSCFPKDVQALAKSAEQNEYDFKILNAVMDVNEIQKKVLVQKVKKYFNNDLNGKHFALWGLAFKPETDDIREAPALYIIDELLQAGATITAHDPEAMPNIKALLGDKIKYVESAYEALPKADALLIVTEWSVFRNPDFDRLTRDLKSKVIFDGRNLYDLDKMIDLGFYYNSIGRKIVM encoded by the coding sequence ATGAAGATAGCAGTTGTTGGAACCGGCTATGTAGGTTTAGTAACCGGTACGTGCCTTGCAGAGACAGGTAACGAAGTAATTTGCGTAGATATCAATAAAGAAAAGGTAGAAAAGATGAGAGCAGGAGAACTGCCTATCTACGAACCGGGTCTCGAACAGCTCTTTCATCGGAATATTAAGCAAGACAGGCTGCATTTTACCGCAAATTTGGCAGAGGCCATTGAAGAAGCGAAGATCATTTTCCTTGCTTTGCCAACTCCGCCGGGCGGGGATGGTGCAGCAGATCTAAGTTATGTGCTTGGCGCTGCTGCAGACATTGCAAAGATCATTAAAGAATACAAAGTTATAGTAACCAAATCTACAGTGCCTGTTGGCACCGCAGACAAGGTTAGGGCCGTTATGGCTAAAGAAACAAGCATTGAGTTTGCAGTTGTATCTAACCCAGAGTTTTTACGTGAAGGTGTCGCTGTTGAAGACTTTATGAAGCCCGACAGGGTAGTGGTGGGCACAACAGATGAACGCGCGCGCAAGCTAATGTCAGAGTTGTATGGGCCATATGTAAGACAAGGTAACCCGGTTATCTTTATGGATGAGCGTTCGTCAGAACTGACGAAGTATGCCGCTAACTCTTTCCTGGCCACCAAGATATCCTTCATGAATGAAATTGCGAACATGTGCGAACTAGTTGGTGCAGATGTTGACATGGTACGCCGTGGCATAGGTGCCGATGCCCGTATAGGTAAACGCTTTTTGTTTGCGGGTATTGGTTACGGAGGTAGTTGTTTTCCTAAAGATGTACAAGCCCTGGCTAAATCTGCAGAACAGAATGAGTATGATTTTAAGATACTAAACGCCGTAATGGACGTTAACGAGATCCAGAAAAAAGTTTTGGTGCAAAAAGTTAAAAAATATTTCAATAACGACCTGAACGGCAAGCATTTTGCATTATGGGGACTTGCCTTTAAACCTGAAACAGATGATATACGGGAAGCGCCAGCATTATATATCATAGATGAACTGCTTCAGGCGGGCGCCACAATAACCGCGCACGATCCGGAGGCAATGCCGAACATAAAGGCATTATTGGGAGATAAGATAAAATATGTTGAAAGTGCTTACGAGGCATTACCAAAGGCTGATGCCCTGCTGATTGTGACAGAGTGGTCTGTTTTCCGTAACCCCGATTTTGACCGCCTTACGCGCGATCTGAAAAGTAAAGTGATATTTGATGGGCGCAACTTGTATGACCTTGACAAAATGATAGATCTTGGTTTTTATTACAACAGTATAGGCCGGAAAATTGTTATGTAA
- the miaA gene encoding tRNA (adenosine(37)-N6)-dimethylallyltransferase MiaA, producing MAAATDKTLIVVAGPTAVGKTAAAIKLAQHFGTEIVSADSRQFYKEMSIGTAKPTIDELAAAPHHFIGSHSVEENFTVGDFEKAGVNAINEIFRFKNIAVLVGGSGLFVKAICEGFDELPSAPAEVREKLNIQLKEHGIDSLQLRLKEADPVYYAEVDINNPQRVIRALEVFDATGKPFSSFRSANVMSRPFRIVKIGLNMPREILYDRINQRVDAMIADGLVDEVKSLLPYRHLNALNTVGYTEIFDYLEGKINLPTAIELVKQHTRQFAKRQLTWFNNDKEIHWINPSEDDVLKVAKRLLETSNPGN from the coding sequence TTGGCAGCAGCAACCGATAAAACGCTTATTGTTGTTGCAGGCCCCACTGCAGTTGGCAAAACGGCGGCGGCTATCAAACTTGCTCAGCACTTCGGAACAGAAATTGTTTCTGCAGACTCCAGGCAGTTCTATAAGGAAATGTCTATCGGCACGGCCAAACCCACAATTGATGAACTTGCCGCCGCACCTCACCATTTTATAGGCTCACATTCCGTTGAAGAAAATTTCACTGTCGGCGATTTCGAAAAGGCTGGTGTCAATGCGATCAATGAAATATTCAGATTTAAAAATATTGCTGTTCTAGTCGGCGGATCAGGGTTGTTTGTAAAAGCTATCTGTGAAGGATTTGATGAACTGCCATCCGCACCGGCGGAAGTGAGAGAGAAGCTAAACATTCAATTAAAGGAGCACGGGATCGACAGCCTTCAACTACGACTTAAAGAAGCTGACCCTGTCTACTATGCCGAAGTTGATATCAATAACCCACAACGCGTTATAAGAGCTTTAGAAGTATTTGACGCTACAGGCAAACCGTTCTCGTCATTTCGCAGTGCAAATGTAATGTCAAGGCCTTTTCGTATAGTCAAGATCGGTCTAAATATGCCAAGAGAGATCCTTTATGACAGGATCAATCAACGGGTTGATGCAATGATCGCCGATGGATTAGTCGATGAAGTTAAAAGCCTCCTGCCCTATCGCCATTTGAACGCGTTAAACACGGTAGGTTATACAGAAATATTCGACTACCTGGAAGGCAAGATTAACTTGCCGACTGCCATTGAACTTGTTAAACAGCATACACGTCAATTCGCTAAACGACAGCTTACTTGGTTCAATAATGACAAAGAAATTCATTGGATAAATCCATCGGAAGATGACGTGCTTAAGGTTGCGAAGCGATTATTGGAAACTTCTAATCCAGGCAACTAA
- a CDS encoding HAD-IIB family hydrolase: MKKLIIFDLDGTLAQSKAAIDADMARLLHSLLDTVKVAIISGGDWPQFDKQVISHLPKDSQFNNLFILPTCGTKFYQYDGKDWQKLYSENFTAAEKKKIISSLNKAVEQTGFKPEKIWGEQIEDRDSQITFSALGQQAPLKPKQEWDPHFDKRRKIKAILDKTIPEFAVQLGGATSIDVTKPGIDKAYGIHKLKEVLKIPITKMLFIGDALFKGGNDYPAKTTGAKCILTRDPKETTHLIDAIVSCLD; this comes from the coding sequence ATGAAAAAGCTCATCATATTTGATCTTGACGGTACCCTTGCCCAAAGCAAGGCGGCCATAGATGCTGACATGGCGCGCCTATTGCACAGCCTGTTAGACACGGTAAAAGTTGCTATTATATCAGGCGGTGATTGGCCGCAATTTGATAAGCAGGTAATTTCTCACTTGCCTAAAGACAGTCAGTTCAATAATCTGTTTATACTCCCCACCTGTGGTACTAAGTTCTACCAATATGATGGTAAAGATTGGCAAAAGCTATACTCGGAAAACTTTACCGCTGCTGAAAAGAAGAAGATTATTTCATCATTAAATAAGGCGGTAGAACAAACAGGTTTTAAGCCGGAGAAAATCTGGGGTGAACAGATAGAAGACCGCGACAGCCAGATCACGTTTTCTGCCTTAGGCCAGCAGGCACCGCTTAAACCTAAACAAGAGTGGGACCCGCACTTCGATAAACGGCGCAAGATCAAAGCCATTTTGGACAAAACCATTCCTGAATTTGCGGTACAGTTAGGCGGTGCTACATCGATAGACGTGACAAAGCCTGGCATAGACAAAGCTTACGGTATACATAAACTGAAAGAGGTGCTCAAAATTCCGATCACTAAAATGTTATTTATCGGCGATGCCTTATTTAAAGGTGGTAATGATTATCCGGCGAAAACAACCGGCGCCAAATGCATCTTAACCCGCGACCCCAAAGAAACCACTCACTTAATTGACGCGATTGTTAGTTGCCTGGATTAG
- the rfbD gene encoding dTDP-4-dehydrorhamnose reductase: MGSIIVFGSSGQLGQSLKNVADKNGLKDIIFLGTQDANILDRAALENTFAKYKPEHVINCAAYTAVDKAEDEVEAARNVNNNGAANVAELCKAYNSCLIHVSTDFVFKGNVPKLLNETDPTQPLSVYGLTKLEGEQAITAVDGKYFILRTSWLYSEFANNFVKTMLKLAETKTELGVIADQVGTPTYAIDLAEAIFQIIRNESKAYGLYHYSNEGVLSWYDFAVAIFHIAGVEMLVKPLKTTEYPTKAERPKFSVMDKSKIKKDLGIDIPYWRDSLITCIKALQ; the protein is encoded by the coding sequence ATGGGTAGTATCATTGTATTTGGTAGCTCAGGCCAGTTGGGCCAATCTTTAAAAAATGTTGCCGATAAAAACGGGCTGAAAGATATTATCTTTTTGGGCACGCAAGACGCTAATATTCTTGATCGTGCCGCACTTGAAAACACATTTGCAAAGTATAAGCCTGAACATGTGATCAATTGCGCCGCTTATACAGCTGTTGATAAGGCTGAGGATGAAGTTGAAGCTGCGCGCAATGTAAATAATAACGGCGCAGCTAATGTAGCCGAATTATGCAAAGCATACAACAGCTGTTTGATACATGTTTCGACCGACTTTGTATTCAAAGGAAACGTCCCTAAATTACTTAACGAGACCGACCCTACCCAACCGCTGAGTGTTTACGGGTTAACTAAGCTTGAGGGCGAGCAGGCGATAACCGCTGTAGACGGCAAGTATTTTATCTTACGAACCAGTTGGCTTTATTCTGAGTTTGCCAATAACTTTGTGAAAACGATGCTCAAATTGGCAGAGACAAAAACGGAATTGGGTGTTATCGCAGATCAGGTTGGTACCCCCACCTATGCGATAGACCTTGCCGAAGCAATATTCCAGATAATCCGCAACGAAAGCAAAGCTTATGGTTTATATCATTACAGCAACGAGGGAGTATTGTCATGGTATGACTTTGCGGTAGCGATATTTCACATCGCTGGCGTAGAAATGCTGGTAAAACCTTTAAAAACCACAGAATATCCAACAAAAGCAGAAAGGCCTAAATTTTCTGTGATGGACAAATCAAAAATTAAAAAAGATCTGGGAATTGATATCCCATATTGGAGAGATAGCCTGATCACTTGTATTAAAGCATTGCAGTAG
- the fcl gene encoding GDP-L-fucose synthase, giving the protein MDKNARVYIAGHRGMVGSAIMRKLQREGFNNLITRTSAELDLRDQAAVAGFFESEKPGYVFVAAAKVGGIVANNTYRAEFLYDNLQIQNNIIHSSYKNGVAKLMFLGSSCIYPKLAPQPLKEDYLLTGRLEETNEPYAIAKIAGIKMCDAYRAQYGCNFISVMPTNLYGYNDNYHPQNSHVLPALIRRFHEAKRDNTSEVVVWGSGKPLREFLFADDLADACFYLMQNYDEPGLVNVGTGEDLSISELAHLVKDVVGYQGRLTFDSTKPDGTPRKLMDVSKLNQKGWKYTIGLKEGIWLAYQDFLEKHA; this is encoded by the coding sequence ATGGATAAAAACGCCAGGGTTTATATAGCCGGTCATCGCGGAATGGTAGGGTCGGCCATTATGAGGAAACTACAGCGCGAGGGATTCAACAATTTAATTACGCGTACGTCTGCAGAACTTGACTTACGCGACCAAGCAGCAGTGGCTGGCTTCTTCGAATCAGAAAAACCCGGATACGTATTTGTGGCTGCCGCCAAGGTTGGCGGTATTGTTGCCAACAATACCTACCGCGCCGAATTTTTGTATGATAACCTGCAGATACAAAACAATATCATCCACTCGTCTTACAAAAACGGAGTCGCAAAGTTAATGTTCCTTGGTTCGAGCTGCATCTACCCGAAACTGGCTCCGCAGCCGCTTAAGGAAGATTATTTGTTAACCGGCCGGCTTGAAGAAACTAATGAGCCTTATGCAATAGCTAAGATAGCTGGTATAAAAATGTGCGATGCATACCGTGCACAATATGGCTGTAATTTCATATCTGTTATGCCAACCAATTTATATGGCTACAACGATAACTATCACCCGCAAAACTCGCACGTGTTGCCGGCGTTGATCCGCCGCTTCCATGAAGCAAAAAGGGATAATACTTCGGAAGTTGTAGTGTGGGGTAGTGGTAAACCATTACGTGAATTTTTATTTGCAGATGACTTGGCAGATGCCTGTTTTTATCTGATGCAAAACTATGACGAGCCCGGCTTGGTGAACGTAGGCACAGGTGAAGATTTGTCTATCAGCGAGCTCGCTCATCTAGTTAAAGATGTAGTCGGCTACCAGGGTAGGCTAACGTTCGACAGCACAAAGCCCGATGGTACGCCTCGTAAACTGATGGATGTGTCGAAACTTAACCAAAAGGGTTGGAAATATACTATTGGTTTAAAAGAAGGCATATGGTTAGCTTACCAAGACTTTTTGGAAAAGCATGCTTAA
- a CDS encoding D-sedoheptulose-7-phosphate isomerase — MLSFIKQQITDSISTKEALLNDADLLQQIADAANLILKSYESQGKTLLAGNGGSAADAQHIAAEFVSRFYFDRPGLPSLALSTDTSVLTAVGNDYGYELLFSRQVEAHGKAGDVFIGISTSGNSPNILKALQSAGKMSIKTIGFTGLNGGAMAQYCDVCIKVPSPSTPRIQESHILIGHILCCIVEETLFGHLNKIDG, encoded by the coding sequence ATGTTATCTTTTATAAAGCAACAAATAACAGACTCTATCTCTACTAAAGAGGCATTGCTTAATGATGCCGATCTGCTTCAGCAAATTGCTGATGCAGCAAACCTGATCTTAAAAAGCTATGAGTCACAAGGTAAAACCTTGCTGGCCGGAAATGGGGGTAGTGCTGCTGATGCACAGCATATTGCCGCCGAATTTGTGAGCCGCTTTTATTTCGACAGGCCGGGGCTGCCATCACTAGCCTTATCTACAGACACATCTGTGCTTACTGCTGTTGGTAATGATTACGGTTATGAATTGTTGTTTTCGCGCCAGGTAGAAGCGCACGGTAAAGCCGGTGATGTTTTTATAGGCATATCTACTTCAGGTAATTCGCCCAATATTTTAAAGGCGTTGCAATCTGCCGGGAAAATGAGTATAAAAACTATTGGGTTTACCGGGTTAAATGGTGGTGCTATGGCGCAATATTGCGATGTATGCATTAAAGTTCCGTCGCCGTCAACTCCGCGAATCCAAGAATCACATATACTTATAGGCCATATTTTGTGCTGTATAGTAGAAGAGACCTTGTTTGGGCATTTAAATAAAATTGATGGGTAG